Proteins from a single region of Salipiger sp. H15:
- the rpsU gene encoding 30S ribosomal protein S21, translating into MQVSVRDNNVDQALRALKKKLQREGVFREMKLRQHFEKPSEKKARENAEAVRRARKLARKKAQREGLL; encoded by the coding sequence ATGCAGGTTAGTGTTCGCGACAACAACGTCGATCAGGCGCTCCGCGCCCTGAAGAAGAAGCTGCAACGCGAAGGCGTGTTCCGTGAAATGAAGCTTCGGCAGCATTTCGAGAAACCGTCCGAGAAGAAAGCTCGCGAGAACGCCGAGGCCGTGCGTCGTGCCCGGAAACTGGCGCGCAAGAAGGCTCAGCGCGAAGGTCTCCTCTGA
- a CDS encoding COQ9 family protein: MSEEIAGRLLDAALTHVAFDGWSETTFRAAASDAGVDPVVARGLYPRGAVDLAIAFHRRGDEAMSARLKEIDQSAMRFRDRVALAVRSRIEAVDDREAVRRGTTLFTLPMYAPDGAKLIWGTADRIWTELGDTTRDFNWYTKRATLSAVYSSTVLYWLGDESPDHHATWEFLDRRIEDVMRFEKTKAKVRATPVLGKILAAGPERILGRLRAPKSPRHGLPGGWTAPR, encoded by the coding sequence ATGAGTGAAGAAATTGCCGGGCGCCTGCTGGATGCGGCGCTGACCCACGTCGCCTTCGACGGGTGGTCCGAGACGACCTTCCGCGCGGCGGCGAGCGATGCCGGGGTGGACCCGGTGGTGGCCCGCGGGCTCTACCCGCGCGGCGCGGTGGACCTGGCGATCGCCTTCCACCGCCGCGGCGACGAGGCTATGTCCGCGCGCCTGAAGGAAATCGACCAGTCCGCGATGCGCTTCCGCGACCGTGTCGCGCTGGCGGTCCGCAGCCGGATCGAGGCGGTGGACGACCGCGAGGCGGTGCGCCGCGGCACCACGCTCTTTACCCTGCCGATGTACGCGCCCGACGGCGCCAAGCTGATCTGGGGCACCGCAGACCGCATCTGGACCGAGCTCGGCGACACCACGCGCGACTTCAACTGGTACACGAAACGCGCCACGCTGAGCGCCGTCTACTCCTCGACGGTGCTCTACTGGCTGGGCGACGAATCGCCCGATCACCACGCCACGTGGGAATTCCTCGACCGCCGGATCGAGGACGTGATGCGTTTCGAGAAGACCAAGGCGAAGGTCCGAGCGACCCCGGTGCTGGGCAAGATTCTGGCGGCCGGACCCGAGCGGATCCTCGGCAGGCTGCGCGCCCCGAAGAGCCCGCGCCACGGGCTGCCCGGCGGCTGGACCGCCCCGCGCTGA
- a CDS encoding NAD(P)H-quinone oxidoreductase — protein sequence MTKTMRAVEISQPGGPEVLRLTERPVPEPRHGQVVIRVAYAGVNRPDALQRAGSYAPPPGASDLPGLECSGEVVATGPGVDWPAVGDQVCALLPGGGYAEYVATPAAHCLPVPAGMGLREAACLPETFYTVWSNVFQRGGLQAGERFLVHGGSSGIGTTAIQLAAAFGARVFATAGSADKCAACERLGTERAINYRDEDFVEAMQAVGGANLILDMVGGDYIPRNVRALADEGRLVQIAFLQGPKAELNFAQVMMRRLTITGSTLRPQSDLAKARIAEALRSHVWPLLAAGRVAPVMDSDFALDEAAQAHARMEGSTHIGKIVLRVA from the coding sequence ATGACCAAGACCATGCGCGCCGTCGAGATCTCGCAGCCCGGCGGCCCCGAGGTGCTGCGCCTGACCGAGCGCCCCGTTCCCGAGCCTCGCCACGGCCAGGTGGTGATCCGCGTGGCCTATGCCGGGGTGAACCGCCCCGACGCGCTGCAGCGCGCCGGCAGCTACGCCCCGCCGCCCGGCGCCTCGGACCTGCCCGGGCTCGAATGCTCGGGCGAGGTGGTCGCGACCGGACCGGGCGTCGACTGGCCCGCCGTCGGCGATCAGGTCTGCGCCCTGCTGCCCGGCGGCGGCTATGCCGAGTATGTCGCCACCCCCGCCGCCCATTGCCTGCCCGTGCCCGCGGGCATGGGTCTGCGCGAGGCCGCCTGCCTGCCCGAGACCTTCTACACCGTCTGGAGCAACGTCTTCCAGCGCGGCGGGCTGCAGGCGGGCGAGCGCTTCCTCGTGCACGGCGGCTCGTCGGGCATCGGCACCACCGCGATCCAGCTCGCCGCCGCCTTCGGCGCGCGGGTCTTCGCCACGGCCGGCTCGGCAGACAAGTGCGCCGCCTGCGAGCGCCTCGGCACCGAGCGCGCGATCAACTACCGGGACGAGGATTTCGTCGAGGCGATGCAGGCGGTCGGCGGCGCCAACCTGATCCTCGACATGGTCGGCGGCGACTACATCCCGCGCAACGTGCGCGCGCTGGCGGACGAGGGGCGGCTGGTGCAGATCGCCTTCCTGCAGGGCCCCAAGGCCGAGCTCAACTTCGCGCAGGTGATGATGCGCAGGCTGACCATCACCGGCTCCACCCTGCGCCCGCAGAGCGATCTGGCCAAGGCGCGCATCGCCGAGGCGCTGCGCAGCCATGTCTGGCCGCTGCTCGCCGCGGGCCGCGTCGCGCCGGTGATGGATTCCGATTTCGCCCTCGACGAGGCCGCGCAGGCGCACGCGCGCATGGAGGGCTCGACCCATATCGGCAAGATCGTCCTCAGGGTCGCCTGA
- a CDS encoding DUF2189 domain-containing protein has protein sequence MAQTPHTIGNPLSWAAQQLSAAGSHVSAATRELGTDHAHTPRRVRTMAMSDISDSLRAGWEDFKACRSDVLFIVLIYPVMGLLLMGMAFHEALLPLLFPMAAGFAIIGPMAAVGLYEMSRKRELGLEATWRDAFSVLSSPAFGAMLVMGFYLIALFCAWMLTAHFIHLVTMGPARHESLGAFLDQVFHTAGGWWMIVLGCGVGFVFALVALAVSVVSFPLLLHRHVGAPMAVMTSVQVLKKNPRVVLAWGAVIAVLLVLGSLPLLLGLMVVLPLLGHASWHFYRRAVA, from the coding sequence ATGGCACAGACACCTCATACGATCGGAAACCCGCTCTCGTGGGCCGCGCAGCAGCTTTCGGCCGCGGGCTCACATGTCTCGGCCGCGACGCGCGAGCTGGGGACGGACCACGCCCACACGCCGCGGCGGGTGCGGACCATGGCGATGTCGGACATCTCGGACTCGCTGCGCGCCGGCTGGGAGGACTTCAAGGCCTGCCGGAGCGACGTGCTCTTCATCGTGCTCATCTACCCCGTGATGGGGCTCTTGCTGATGGGCATGGCCTTCCACGAGGCGCTGCTTCCGCTGCTCTTTCCCATGGCGGCGGGCTTTGCCATCATCGGGCCGATGGCCGCGGTCGGGCTCTACGAGATGAGCCGCAAGCGCGAGCTGGGGCTCGAGGCGACGTGGCGCGACGCCTTCTCGGTGCTGAGCTCGCCGGCCTTCGGGGCGATGCTGGTGATGGGCTTCTACCTCATCGCGCTCTTCTGCGCCTGGATGCTGACGGCGCATTTCATCCACCTCGTGACCATGGGACCGGCGCGGCACGAGAGCCTTGGCGCCTTCCTCGACCAGGTGTTCCACACCGCGGGCGGCTGGTGGATGATCGTGCTGGGCTGCGGCGTGGGCTTCGTCTTCGCGCTGGTGGCGCTGGCGGTCTCGGTGGTCTCGTTCCCGCTGCTGCTGCACCGGCACGTGGGCGCCCCGATGGCGGTGATGACCTCGGTGCAGGTGCTGAAGAAGAACCCGCGGGTGGTGCTGGCCTGGGGCGCGGTGATCGCCGTGCTGCTGGTGCTGGGATCGCTGCCGCTGCTCCTGGGGCTGATGGTGGTGTTGCCGCTGCTCGGCCACGCGAGCTGGCACTTCTACCGCCGCGCGGTGGCGTGA
- a CDS encoding quinone oxidoreductase, with the protein MAETARTVIIEETGGPEALKLADWPVGEPGPGQIRIRHKACGLNFIDCYQRSGLYPLQLPHALGMEASGVIEAVGEGVTHLAPGDRAAYAAMPPGAYTEARVMPAAQVCKLPDAISFDEGAAMMLKGMTVQYLFHRTTPLKRGDTVLFHAAAGGVGLIACQWAKSEGIRLIGTAGSDDKCKLALDHGADACINYNTEDFTKRTRELTDGKGVDVVMDSIGKSTFMGSLDCLKPLGMMISFGNASGPVEAFNLGILAQKGSLKVTRPTLFAHIADPVACQEMAAMLFDKVASGAVKIRIDQRFPLAEVAEAHRALESRKTTGQTILTLD; encoded by the coding sequence ATGGCCGAGACAGCCCGCACCGTCATCATCGAGGAAACCGGGGGGCCCGAGGCGCTCAAGCTGGCCGACTGGCCGGTGGGCGAGCCCGGCCCGGGCCAGATCCGCATCCGTCACAAGGCCTGCGGCCTCAACTTCATCGACTGCTACCAGCGCTCGGGGCTCTACCCGCTGCAGCTGCCGCACGCGCTCGGCATGGAAGCCTCCGGGGTGATCGAGGCGGTGGGCGAAGGCGTCACCCATCTTGCTCCCGGCGACCGCGCCGCCTATGCCGCCATGCCCCCGGGCGCCTATACCGAGGCGCGGGTGATGCCCGCCGCGCAGGTCTGCAAGCTGCCCGATGCGATCTCCTTCGACGAGGGCGCGGCGATGATGCTCAAGGGCATGACCGTGCAGTACCTCTTCCACCGCACCACCCCGCTGAAGCGCGGCGACACCGTGCTCTTCCACGCCGCGGCGGGCGGCGTCGGCCTCATCGCCTGCCAATGGGCGAAGTCCGAGGGCATCCGCCTGATCGGCACCGCCGGCTCGGACGACAAGTGCAAGCTCGCGCTCGACCACGGCGCCGATGCCTGCATCAACTACAACACCGAGGACTTCACCAAGCGCACCCGCGAGCTGACCGATGGCAAGGGCGTGGACGTGGTGATGGATTCGATCGGCAAGTCCACCTTCATGGGCTCGCTCGACTGCCTCAAGCCGCTCGGCATGATGATCTCCTTCGGCAATGCCTCGGGCCCGGTCGAGGCGTTCAACCTCGGCATCCTCGCGCAGAAGGGCTCGCTGAAGGTCACCCGCCCGACGCTCTTTGCCCATATCGCCGACCCGGTCGCCTGCCAGGAGATGGCGGCGATGCTCTTCGACAAGGTCGCTTCGGGCGCGGTGAAGATCCGCATCGACCAGCGATTCCCGCTGGCCGAGGTCGCCGAGGCGCACCGCGCGCTGGAATCGCGCAAGACCACCGGCCAGACCATCCTGACGCTGGACTGA
- a CDS encoding peptidylprolyl isomerase translates to MTQVKTGDTVRIHYTGTLNDGTTFDSSAGRDPLEFQVGSGQIIPGLDKAIPGMVVGEKKTVEVPADEAYGPVHPEARQAVPRAEIPDNIPLDLGTPLQMQTPTGQVVQVTVVEVTETEVTLDANHPLAGKDLTFAIELVEIA, encoded by the coding sequence ATGACGCAGGTCAAGACCGGCGACACCGTGCGCATTCACTACACGGGCACGCTGAATGACGGCACCACCTTCGATTCCAGCGCCGGCCGCGACCCGCTGGAGTTCCAGGTCGGCTCGGGCCAGATCATCCCCGGCCTCGACAAGGCGATCCCCGGCATGGTGGTCGGCGAGAAGAAGACCGTCGAGGTTCCGGCGGACGAGGCCTATGGCCCGGTCCACCCCGAGGCGCGGCAGGCCGTGCCGCGCGCCGAGATCCCCGACAACATCCCGCTCGACCTCGGCACGCCGCTGCAGATGCAGACCCCGACCGGGCAGGTGGTGCAGGTGACCGTGGTCGAGGTGACCGAGACCGAGGTCACGCTCGACGCCAACCACCCGCTGGCGGGCAAGGACCTGACCTTTGCCATCGAGCTGGTCGAGATCGCCTGA
- a CDS encoding haloacid dehalogenase type II: protein MTQSKAAARITTCVFDAYGTLFDVSAAARRAAEAPGQEALAGVWPALSADWRRKQLEYSWLRAVTGDHTDFWQVTQDGLDWAMERHGFEDPELRETLLGLYWRLSAYPEVPKLLATLKARGLACAILSNGSPDMLGAAVSSAGLEPWLDALLSVEEVGVFKPARAVYDLVGARFGTDPGEVLFVSSNGWDAGSAAAYGFTTAWVNRAAEPVDRLPGRPQHVLTDLSTIPELL, encoded by the coding sequence ATGACGCAGAGCAAGGCCGCAGCCCGCATCACCACCTGCGTCTTCGACGCCTATGGCACGCTCTTCGACGTCTCCGCCGCCGCCCGCCGCGCCGCCGAGGCGCCGGGACAGGAGGCGCTCGCCGGTGTCTGGCCCGCGCTCTCGGCCGACTGGCGGCGCAAGCAGCTCGAATACAGCTGGCTGCGCGCCGTCACCGGCGATCACACCGATTTCTGGCAGGTGACGCAGGACGGGCTCGACTGGGCGATGGAGCGCCACGGCTTTGAGGACCCCGAACTGCGCGAGACCCTGCTCGGCCTCTACTGGCGCCTCTCGGCCTACCCCGAGGTGCCGAAGCTGCTCGCCACGCTCAAGGCCCGCGGCCTTGCCTGCGCGATCCTGTCGAACGGCAGCCCCGACATGCTCGGCGCCGCGGTCTCCAGCGCCGGGCTCGAGCCCTGGCTCGACGCCCTGCTCTCGGTCGAGGAGGTCGGCGTCTTCAAGCCCGCCCGCGCGGTCTACGACCTCGTCGGCGCGCGCTTCGGCACCGACCCGGGCGAGGTGCTCTTCGTCTCCTCCAACGGCTGGGACGCGGGCAGCGCCGCGGCCTACGGCTTCACCACCGCATGGGTCAACCGCGCCGCCGAGCCGGTGGACCGCCTCCCCGGCCGCCCGCAGCACGTGCTGACCGACCTTTCCACCATCCCGGAGCTGCTCTGA
- a CDS encoding alpha/beta hydrolase, whose translation MPEFTTSDGVSIHYTDEGHGLPLLCLAGLTRDGRDFDYLAPHLDLGKLRMIRMDYRGRGQSDWTDFATYTIPIEGRDAVELLDHLGLKQAAVLGTSRGGLIAMVLAATVKDRLLGVALNDIGPEIGGEGLAVIKDYIGRNPAWKTHAEAAEKMALGMTAFGEVPPGRWMEEVTKFYRETPEGLRIQYDPRLRDAVLEGGAQPAPDLWPLFDALKGLPLCALRGSGSTLLTAATFAEMMRRRPDMIAAEIPGRGHVPFLDEPESLDALRRWLKMLG comes from the coding sequence ATGCCCGAGTTCACCACCTCCGACGGCGTGTCGATCCACTACACCGACGAGGGCCACGGCCTGCCGCTGCTCTGCCTCGCCGGCCTCACCCGCGACGGGCGCGACTTCGACTACCTCGCGCCGCATCTCGACCTCGGCAAGCTGCGGATGATCCGCATGGACTACCGCGGCCGCGGTCAGTCCGACTGGACCGATTTCGCCACCTACACCATCCCCATCGAGGGGCGCGACGCGGTCGAGCTGCTGGATCATCTCGGGCTGAAACAGGCCGCGGTGCTCGGCACCTCGCGCGGCGGGCTCATCGCCATGGTGCTGGCGGCGACGGTGAAGGACCGGCTGCTCGGCGTCGCGCTGAACGACATCGGCCCCGAGATCGGCGGCGAGGGGCTCGCCGTCATCAAGGACTACATCGGCCGCAACCCGGCGTGGAAGACCCATGCCGAGGCCGCCGAGAAGATGGCGCTCGGCATGACCGCCTTCGGCGAGGTGCCGCCCGGGCGCTGGATGGAGGAGGTGACGAAGTTCTACCGCGAGACGCCGGAGGGGCTGCGCATCCAGTACGACCCGCGGCTGCGCGACGCGGTGCTCGAGGGCGGCGCCCAGCCCGCGCCCGACCTCTGGCCGCTCTTCGACGCGCTGAAGGGCCTGCCGCTCTGCGCCCTGCGCGGCAGCGGCTCGACCCTGCTCACCGCCGCGACCTTCGCCGAGATGATGCGCCGCCGTCCCGACATGATCGCGGCCGAGATCCCCGGCCGCGGCCACGTGCCCTTCCTCGACGAGCCCGAGTCGCTGGACGCGCTGCGCCGCTGGCTGAAGATGCTGGGCTAG